From Nitrospirota bacterium:
AAAAAAGAGATAGACCGTGCCCTCGTCAGGATAGCTCATGAGATTATAGAGAAGAACAAGGGAGTGGAGAACCTCTGTCTTGTGGGAATACAAAGAGGTGGTGTCCATCTCGCAAAAAGGCTCGCAAGAAAAATAGGAGAGATCGAAAAAACAGACATCCCTGTTGGCTCCCTCGATATTACATTTTATAGAGACGATATCTCAATCAGACAGCCTACAGTTAGTAGAACAGAGATGCCCTGCGATGTCACAGGCAAAAAGATAATACTCGTGGACGATGTCTTTTTCACAGGCAGGTCCATAAGGGCTGCAATGGATGCCATTATCGATATCGGAAGACCTGCCCTGATACAGCTTGCGGTTCTAATAGACAGGGGTCACAGGGAGCTTCCAATAAGGGCTGACTATGCAGGTAAAAACATACCCACATCTTTAAACGAAAAGGTCAGTGTCCTCCTCGAAGAGGATGGATATTCAGACAGTGTAGAGCTTACAAGGGTATCGGATGAGCCAGCTTAAGAGCAAAGACCTTCTCGGCATAAAAGAGCTTCCTTCAGAGGAAATAAAGCTCATTTTAAACACTGCCTTTGGCTTTAAAGATGTGCTAAAAAGGGATATTAAAAAGGTCCCCACCTTGAGGGGTAAAACGGTTGTGAATCTTTTCTTTGAGCCTTCAACCCGCACAAGGACATCCTTTGAGCTTGCAGGAAAGAGACTCTCCACAGATGTAATAAACTTCTCGGTCCCTACGAGTGCTGTCGTAAAAGGCGAAAGCCTGATAGACACCGCACTCACGGTTCAGGCACTGGGAGCGGACTACATAGTCATAAGGCATCCTTCATCAGGCGTTCCACATCTGCTTTCAAAGCACCTTACTGCCTCTGTTATAAACGCAGGCGATGGCATGAATGAACATCCAACACAGGCACTCCTGGACGCCTTCACGATAATGGAGAAAAAAGGAAGGGTCGAAGGACTTACAGTAGCAATAGTTGGCGACATAATGCATAGCAGGGTTGCAAAGTCAAATATATATAGTTTTAAGAATCTTGGGGCTCATGTAAGACTTATAGGGCCTCCTACTTTAATACCACCTGATATGGAGAAGCTTGGAGTCAAGGTCTTCTATGACATGGAAGAAGGACTCAGGGATGTGGATGTGGTCATGATGCTTAGAATCCAGATTGAAAGGCAGGGAAAGGGGTTTTTTCCATCCCTTAAAGAGTATTTCAAAAAGTGGGGGCTTACCTCTGAGAGGCTCACACTTACAAAAGACGATGCAATCGTTATGCACCCAGGGCCCATGAACAGGGGTGTTGAAATCGCCTCTGATGTTGCAGATGGCACAAGGTCTGTTATCTTAGAGCAGGTGACAAATGGTATTGCAGTAAGAATGGCTGTCTTATATCTTCTTCCAAGTGGGGTTACAAGCATTAAAAGCATATGAAGATACTTATTAAAAACGGGCATGTCATTGACCCCTCTGAGGGAATAGACGGGGTTTTTGACATCCTGATAGATGGCAAAAAGATAAAGGCTATAAAGCCCTCCGAAGGGGTTACAGGCTCTTCTGATAAGGTTATAGATGCCAAAGGTCTGTATGTCCTTCCCGGATTAGTTGATATGCACACCCATCTAAGAGAGCCTGGTTTTGAGCATAAGGAGACCATAAAGACAGGGACAATGGCAGGACTAAGGGGTGGTTTTACCTCTGTGTGCGTAATGCCAAACACAGAGCCTGTCAATGACAATGCAGGCATAACAGAGTTTATCTTAGAGAGAGCTATGATCGAGGGTGTATGCTCTGTGTTTCCAATAGGTGCAATTACAAAGGGACAAATTGGGCAGGAGCTTTCGGAAATGGATATGATGCGCTCTGCAGGTTGCGTTTCGTTTTCAGACGACGGAATGCCTGTTTCAAACTCCATGCTTATGAGAAGGGCACTTGAGTATGTAAAGGCATTTGATGTGCCGATAATATCTCACTCGGAAGACCTAAGCCTTTCCAATGGAGGTGTGATGAATGAGGGGCTCTTATCGCAAATCTTAGGGCTTAAAGGTATTCCAAAGGCCGCAGAAGAAACCATTATATTCAGGGACATAGCCCTTTCGGAGCTTACAGGTGGAAGGCTTCATATCGCCCATGTGTCAACCGAAGGCTCTGTAAGGATAATCAGGGATGCTAAAAATCGCGGGGTAAAAATCACCTCAGAGACCTGCCCGCATTATTTCTCTCTCACAGAAGATGCCGTAATAGGCTATAACACTAATGCAAAGGTCAACCCACCTTTAAGAACAACTAAAGACATAGAGGCAATAAAAGATGCCCTTAAGGATGGCACAATAGATGTCATTGCAACTGACCATGCACCACATGCAATGGACGAAAAGTTGAGGGAATTTGACCTTGCACCATCAGGCATCTCAGGATTAGAAACAGCTCTGCCTCTGAGCTTAAGACTCGTAGAAGAGGGCATTCTAAGCCTGAGCGAGCTCGTAGAGAAAATGGCTCTTAATCCTGCAAGAATCTTAGGCTTAAATAAAGGGACTTTAAAGCAAGGTGCTGATGCAGATATAATAATAATTGATTTAAAGAAAAACTTTAATGTTAATCCAGAACTATTTGTATCTAAAGGAAAAAATACCCCATTTAAGGGGTGGGTTTTAAGGGGTTGCCCTGTGATGACAATATGTATGGGAAAGGTGTGGGAATGGTAAAGGCTTTTCTTGTCCTTAAAGACGGTCTTGTTTTTGAGGGCAGAGGATTTGGTGCTGAGGGAGAGACCATAGGAGAGGTTGTTTTCAATACCTCTATGACAGGGTATCAGGAAATCCTTACAGACCCATCCTATAAGGGACAGATTGTTACAATGACATATACACAGATTGGAAATTATGGCATAAACATGGAAGACATAGAGTCAGAAGGAGGGACAAAGGTAGAAGGGTTTATTGTAAAGGAATACCTTCCCTTTCCAAGCAATTGGCGATCTAAAGGAAGCCTCGATGGGTATTTAAAGGAATATGGCATTGTTTGCATAGAGGGCATAGACACGAGGGCACTTACAAGACATCTAAGAACTCATGGGGCACAAATGGGCATTATATCTACCAATGATTTAAACCCGCATAGTCTTCTTGAGAAGGTAAAAGCACATCCAGGCATAGGAGGCATAGACTTAGTCAAAGAGGTAACTTCTAAGGAGGCATACACATGGAAGCAGGGTGTCTGGAGGTGGAATAAAGGCACAGCCTCGGAAGAACACGCTAAAAAGAAAGTCATTGTCTATGATTTCGGTGTGAAATTCAATATCCTCAGGAGCCTTTTTGATTCAGGGTTTGATGTCATGGTTGTCCCTGCCTCTACCCCTGCTCCTGATGTCTTAGATATGAACCCAGATGGCATTGTCTTAAGTAATGGTCCTGGGGACCCAGAGGCTGTCAAATACGCAATAGAAAACACAAAAAAACTTCTTTCAGGTGGAAAGCCAATTTTTGGTATATGCCTTGGGCATCAAATCTTAGGGCTTTCAATGGGAGGTAAAACTTATAAGCTCAAATTTGGCCATCACGGCGGAAACCATCCTGTTATGGACCTTGCCACAGGTAAGGTTGAAATCACTGCACAGAATCATAATTACTGCGTTGATGTAAATAGCCTTAAGGGTCAGGTAAGGCTTACACACAAAAACCTTTATGATGGAACAGAAGAAGGAATGGAGCATGTGGAATTGCCAATATTTTCAGTCCAGCACCACCCAGAGGCAGGACCAGGGCCAAATGACTCAACACATCTTTTTAAGAGGTTTGGGGAGATGATGGAGGGAAACAGCCAATGACCAATAAGACCTATCAGCTAAACATAAAAGACAGCATACTTACACTAAAAACCTCTTCTTTTAAGGCTGAAAGGGGAAGTGTCCTTCATACAGGCATATATAATCAGGAGCTGAGGGCAGCCCTGACTTCAGGTTTAGTGGTATTAGTCACATATCTTATTTTAAGACCTACGCCCTTGCTTGTTTATTACATACTCATGCTCATTGAGTTTATAGCCTTCTTTGTGCTTTTCATGATGTTTGTGTTTTATGAGCCTTTACTTTCTGCAACTATCGATAAAGCCAACAGCAGGATTACAGTTTCAATAAAGAAGTTTATATGCAAAGAGGCATCATATCCTTTGAGTGAGCTTAAAGACATCAGGCAGGAGCATATAGTGATAACCCCTGAAAACCCCGATGGTATAAGGGTTGTTGAAAAGATTGCCTTACAGCATGGAACAGTCATACCCGGCTTTGGAGAGGTAAAGGAATTCTATACAGTTGAGCTTTGCTTCGAGGATGGAAAAACCATCATAGTGTTTTCTTCAAAAGATAAAGCCCCTGCAGAGGCTTTAAGAAAGACCGTCATGGACTTTATAAATGCCTAAAAGGACTGACATAAAAAAGATTCTTCTTATCGGCTCAGGACCTATAGTCATAGGGCAGGCATGTGAGTTTGACTATTCAGGAACGCAGGCATGCAAGGCATTAAGGGAAGAGGGCTATAAAGTCATTCTCGTCAATTCAAATCCTGCAACCATAATGACAGACCCTGAGATGGCTGATGTTACATATATAGAGCCCCTTACCCCTGAAATCCTCGAGATGATTATAGAGAGGGAAAGACCCGATGCCCTTCTTCCAACAATGGGTGGACAGACTGCACTTAATCTCTCTGTAAGGCTTTCTGAGATGGGTATTCTTGAGAGGTTTAAGGTTGAGCTTATTGGTGCCAACCTCAAGGCAATAAAAAAGGCTGAAGACAGAGAGCTTTTCAGGGAGGCAATGAAAAACATCGGGCTTGAGGTTCCTAAAAGCATGGTTGTAAGAAACCCAGTAGAGGGGCTTTCTGCGATAGAGCATATCGGGTTTCCAGCTATACTTAGACCTGCATTTACCTTAGGTGGCACAGGCGGAGGCATTGCATATAATCATGAAGAATACAAAAGCCTTCTTGAGAGAGGACTTAAGCTCTCGCTTGCCCATCAGGTGCTTGTTGAAGAATCAGTGCTTGGCTGGAAGGAGTATGAGCTTGAGGTGATGAGGGATGGATTAGACAATGTGGTCATAATATGCTCTATAGAGAACTTTGACCCAATGGGGATTCATACAGGAGACTCTATAACGGTTGCGCCTGCACAGACACTCACTGACAAAGAATACCAGAGGATGCGAGATTCAGGTATTTCGGTCATAAGGGAAATCGGGGTCGATACAGGTGGAAGTAACATCCAGTTTGCCCTTAACCCTCTAAATGGAAGGATGGTTGTCATAGAGATGAATCCCCGTGTGTCGAGAAGCTCTGCACTGGCAAGCAAGGCAACAGGGTTTCCAATTGCAAAGATAGCCGCAAAGCTTGCAGTTGGCTTCAACCTTAATGAGCTTCCAAATGACATAACAAAAGAGACCCCTGCTTCTTTTGAGCCAACAATAGATTATGTAGTGGTAAAGGTGCCGAGATTTACATTCGAGAAATTCCCTGACACAGACCCAACACTTACAACCCAGATGAAGTCCGTTGGCGAGGCAATGGCAATAGGAAGGACATTTAAGGAGTCCCTCCAAAAGGCTCTAAGAAGCCTTGAGATAGATAGCTACGGGCTTGAGCCATTCGATTTCCCAAAGGAGGAGCTTAAGGCAAAGCTCAAAATACCGACCCCTGAAAGGCTCTGGTATATTGCACAGGCAATAAGAGATGGCATTTCCATAGATGAAATCCATCATCTGACATGGATAGACAGGTGGTTTCTTGAAAACCTTAATCAGATTATCAGCATCGAGGAAACCATAAAGGGTTATGCAAAAGGCATAAAAAAAGAGGAAAGCCTGAGCCTTGCGGCATATATCATGCCAGAGGAGCTTCTTATTCAGGCAAAGGAATACGGGTTTTCAGACAGGAGAATCGCAAAGCTCCTCGATGTGGATGAGAAAAGCATAAGGCATCTAAGAAAGGCACATGGCATTAGTCCTGTCTAT
This genomic window contains:
- the pyrR gene encoding bifunctional pyr operon transcriptional regulator/uracil phosphoribosyltransferase PyrR gives rise to the protein MPKELLDKKEIDRALVRIAHEIIEKNKGVENLCLVGIQRGGVHLAKRLARKIGEIEKTDIPVGSLDITFYRDDISIRQPTVSRTEMPCDVTGKKIILVDDVFFTGRSIRAAMDAIIDIGRPALIQLAVLIDRGHRELPIRADYAGKNIPTSLNEKVSVLLEEDGYSDSVELTRVSDEPA
- a CDS encoding dihydroorotase; translated protein: MKILIKNGHVIDPSEGIDGVFDILIDGKKIKAIKPSEGVTGSSDKVIDAKGLYVLPGLVDMHTHLREPGFEHKETIKTGTMAGLRGGFTSVCVMPNTEPVNDNAGITEFILERAMIEGVCSVFPIGAITKGQIGQELSEMDMMRSAGCVSFSDDGMPVSNSMLMRRALEYVKAFDVPIISHSEDLSLSNGGVMNEGLLSQILGLKGIPKAAEETIIFRDIALSELTGGRLHIAHVSTEGSVRIIRDAKNRGVKITSETCPHYFSLTEDAVIGYNTNAKVNPPLRTTKDIEAIKDALKDGTIDVIATDHAPHAMDEKLREFDLAPSGISGLETALPLSLRLVEEGILSLSELVEKMALNPARILGLNKGTLKQGADADIIIIDLKKNFNVNPELFVSKGKNTPFKGWVLRGCPVMTICMGKVWEW
- the carA gene encoding glutamine-hydrolyzing carbamoyl-phosphate synthase small subunit; the protein is MVKAFLVLKDGLVFEGRGFGAEGETIGEVVFNTSMTGYQEILTDPSYKGQIVTMTYTQIGNYGINMEDIESEGGTKVEGFIVKEYLPFPSNWRSKGSLDGYLKEYGIVCIEGIDTRALTRHLRTHGAQMGIISTNDLNPHSLLEKVKAHPGIGGIDLVKEVTSKEAYTWKQGVWRWNKGTASEEHAKKKVIVYDFGVKFNILRSLFDSGFDVMVVPASTPAPDVLDMNPDGIVLSNGPGDPEAVKYAIENTKKLLSGGKPIFGICLGHQILGLSMGGKTYKLKFGHHGGNHPVMDLATGKVEITAQNHNYCVDVNSLKGQVRLTHKNLYDGTEEGMEHVELPIFSVQHHPEAGPGPNDSTHLFKRFGEMMEGNSQ
- a CDS encoding aspartate carbamoyltransferase catalytic subunit, coding for MSQLKSKDLLGIKELPSEEIKLILNTAFGFKDVLKRDIKKVPTLRGKTVVNLFFEPSTRTRTSFELAGKRLSTDVINFSVPTSAVVKGESLIDTALTVQALGADYIVIRHPSSGVPHLLSKHLTASVINAGDGMNEHPTQALLDAFTIMEKKGRVEGLTVAIVGDIMHSRVAKSNIYSFKNLGAHVRLIGPPTLIPPDMEKLGVKVFYDMEEGLRDVDVVMMLRIQIERQGKGFFPSLKEYFKKWGLTSERLTLTKDDAIVMHPGPMNRGVEIASDVADGTRSVILEQVTNGIAVRMAVLYLLPSGVTSIKSI